In Bacteroidota bacterium, a single window of DNA contains:
- a CDS encoding GNAT family N-acetyltransferase, which produces MIVVQTQAATAKSIEEYCLVPMAFRVESRYIPRPTSGETPSWVLVEQPIAQPYLKDYDNDEDPRDWASRFDLSNWVMISASDGAKRVGGAIIAFDTIGVDMLEGRSDLSVMWDIRVDPGYRRRGVGSTLFVEALNWSLTHGCREIKVETQDINVAACNFYQRMGCRLRSVHPGAYPTLPDEIQFLWYREL; this is translated from the coding sequence ATGATTGTCGTCCAAACGCAGGCCGCAACCGCCAAGAGTATAGAGGAGTATTGCTTAGTCCCGATGGCCTTCCGAGTCGAGTCTAGGTACATTCCCCGGCCGACTTCCGGCGAGACACCGAGTTGGGTGTTGGTCGAACAGCCCATAGCGCAACCCTATTTGAAGGACTATGATAACGACGAAGATCCCCGCGATTGGGCTTCTCGATTCGATCTTTCAAATTGGGTCATGATTTCTGCATCCGATGGAGCGAAGCGAGTTGGCGGCGCCATTATCGCCTTCGACACTATCGGAGTTGACATGCTCGAAGGACGCTCCGACCTCTCTGTGATGTGGGATATTCGCGTCGATCCGGGCTACCGACGCCGTGGGGTTGGCTCGACTCTCTTTGTCGAAGCGCTGAACTGGTCGCTCACTCACGGCTGCCGCGAGATTAAAGTAGAGACGCAAGACATCAACGTCGCTGCATGCAATTTCTACCAGCGGATGGGCTGCAGACTTCGCTCTGTTCACCCTGGGGCATATCCCACATTGCCTGATGAGATTCAGTTCTTGTGGTATCGAGAACTCTAA
- a CDS encoding enoyl-CoA hydratase-related protein, with the protein MSELLTITRSHPLATITMTRETKRNALSPELMRELSQAFDELASDPDVRVVILTGQGNTFSAGADLAYLQKIADNGPEENLADSRALRDLLWKIYTFPKFTIAQVHGAALAGGCGLATVCDVIFAADDSQFGYTETAIGFIPALVSVFLVRKIGEQHARELLLSARRITAEDAYSLGLAQYVVPCATLEASVQEYALQVAKNSPSAIALTKSLLAAQHGMSLEAGLEYAASMNALARGTEDTRKGIARFLKKG; encoded by the coding sequence ATGTCTGAACTACTCACAATTACCCGGAGCCATCCCCTCGCCACCATCACCATGACACGTGAGACGAAGCGCAATGCGCTCTCGCCGGAGCTTATGCGCGAGCTGTCGCAGGCGTTCGACGAACTTGCCAGCGACCCGGACGTCCGCGTCGTGATCTTGACAGGTCAAGGCAATACCTTCAGCGCCGGAGCTGATCTCGCGTATCTCCAGAAGATTGCCGATAATGGCCCGGAGGAGAATCTCGCGGACTCGCGTGCGTTGCGCGACCTCCTGTGGAAGATATACACCTTCCCAAAGTTCACCATCGCGCAAGTCCATGGCGCGGCTCTTGCCGGCGGTTGCGGACTGGCCACGGTCTGCGATGTAATCTTCGCGGCTGATGATTCACAATTTGGCTACACAGAAACGGCCATTGGCTTCATTCCGGCGCTCGTCTCGGTGTTTTTGGTCCGTAAGATTGGCGAGCAACACGCGCGTGAACTTCTGCTATCAGCGCGACGTATTACCGCCGAAGATGCGTATTCTTTGGGACTCGCGCAATATGTGGTGCCCTGTGCCACACTCGAGGCGTCCGTGCAAGAGTATGCGCTGCAAGTCGCGAAGAACTCCCCAAGTGCTATTGCGCTCACCAAGTCCCTCCTCGCCGCGCAGCATGGTATGAGTCTCGAGGCTGGCCTGGAATATGCGGCCTCGATGAATGCGCTGGCCCGTGGGACCGAGGACACCCGCAAGGGTATTGCGAGGTTTTTGAAGAAGGGTTGA
- the ispG gene encoding flavodoxin-dependent (E)-4-hydroxy-3-methylbut-2-enyl-diphosphate synthase: protein MEDILPIVSQRNGHSEDPHQARRKSRLVMIGSIPVGDGAPISVQSMTKTKTGDIDATVAQIKRMEEAGCDIARVTVNDWEAAEAIGEIVRQSNIPVVADIHFNHVFALKAIEGNVAKVRLNPGNIGKIERIHEVLGKAKEKRIPIRIGVNSGSLEKDILDKHGYPTAEALYESAMRHVKICEDFDFQDVIISVKSTDVRLMIEAYRLVAARTDYPLHLGVTEAGTTRVGSIKSAVGIGTMLAEGIGDTIRVSLTDEPEKEIETGKEILRTLGLASRNVEIIACPTCGRLEIDLFKVTRELEAAVAHIKKPVKVALLGCVVNGPGEASEADIGIAAGKGVGILYRKGVMIRRIKEEDIVATLIEEVTNFAG, encoded by the coding sequence ATGGAAGATATCCTTCCCATTGTTTCGCAACGGAACGGGCACTCCGAAGACCCACATCAGGCACGCCGAAAGTCTCGCCTCGTGATGATCGGCTCGATCCCGGTTGGCGATGGCGCACCCATTTCGGTGCAGTCTATGACGAAGACCAAGACCGGCGATATTGATGCGACGGTCGCCCAGATCAAACGTATGGAGGAAGCCGGCTGCGACATTGCACGCGTCACGGTTAACGATTGGGAAGCCGCTGAAGCGATCGGCGAGATCGTCCGGCAATCGAATATTCCCGTGGTTGCCGACATCCATTTCAACCACGTCTTTGCGCTCAAAGCGATCGAAGGCAATGTCGCAAAGGTGCGGCTGAATCCGGGCAACATCGGCAAGATCGAACGCATCCACGAGGTTTTGGGCAAAGCCAAAGAGAAGCGCATTCCGATTCGGATCGGCGTGAACTCGGGCTCGCTCGAAAAAGACATTCTCGATAAGCATGGGTACCCAACTGCCGAGGCGCTCTACGAGTCAGCCATGCGGCATGTAAAGATTTGCGAGGACTTTGACTTCCAGGATGTCATCATCAGTGTAAAATCCACGGATGTGCGGCTCATGATCGAGGCGTATCGGTTAGTTGCGGCGCGCACCGATTACCCGCTGCATCTTGGCGTGACTGAAGCGGGCACGACTCGCGTGGGATCGATCAAGTCTGCCGTGGGTATCGGCACGATGCTCGCCGAGGGGATCGGCGATACGATCCGCGTTTCGCTTACCGACGAACCGGAGAAGGAAATCGAGACTGGAAAAGAAATTCTTCGCACGCTTGGCCTTGCCTCGCGCAATGTCGAGATCATCGCCTGCCCCACCTGCGGGCGTCTGGAGATCGATTTGTTCAAAGTAACACGCGAGTTGGAGGCGGCGGTCGCGCACATCAAGAAGCCGGTGAAGGTCGCGCTGCTGGGATGCGTCGTGAACGGTCCCGGCGAAGCCTCGGAAGCGGACATCGGTATTGCCGCCGGCAAGGGTGTCGGCATTCTCTACCGCAAGGGCGTGATGATTCGCCGCATCAAGGAAGAAGATATTGTCGCCACACTGATCGAGGAAGTGACGAACTTCGCGGGATGA